The sequence ACCGTCAACTGCGTGAACGTCTCGAACAGCTTAAGAAGGAACGGAATGCCATCATTTTGGCTCACTATTATCAGCGCGATGAAATTCAGGAAGTTGCCGATTTTCGCGGCGATTCTTTTTTGCTGGCTCAAAAGGCCGCCGCAACGGAAGCGGAAGTGATCGTATTCTGCGGCGTTCATTTTATGGGTGAAAGCGCCAAGATCCTGGCTCCGGACAAGACAGTTCTGATCCCTGACGAGCGTGCCGGCTGCCCTATGGCCGACATGGTCAACGTGGAGGGACTTCGCAAGCTGAAGGCGAAGCATCCGAATGCCAAGGTGGTTACCTATATCAATTCCTCTGCCGAAATTAAAGCGGAGACGGATATATGCTGTACCTCTGCCAATGCCGTCCGGGTCATTGAGTCGCTGGACGCGGAAGAGATCATTTGGGTTCCAGATAAGAATCTGGGGCATTATGTTCAGGAGAAAACCGGCAAAAAGCTGATTATCTGGGAAGGCTACTGCAACACACATGACATGCTTACCGTCAAGGATGTCGTGGAAATGAAGGCCAAATACCCAAATGCTCAGTTTGTCGTTCATCCCGAATGCCGTCCGGAGGTCGTGGCTATGGGTGATTTTGTCGGCAGCACGACCGCTATTATCGATTACTGCAAGAAATCGGACTGTCAGGAATTTATTGTGGGAACCGAGGATGGGACAGGCTACCAGCTTCGTAAGGATAGTCCGGATAAGGACTTCCATTTTGCTTCCAAATTCCTGGTTTGTCCCAATATGAAAGTCAACAATCTCAAAAAATTGGTAAAATGTCTGGAGACGATGAAGCCGCAAATTTATGTGCCGCCAACAGTCGCAGACAAAGCCAGACAATCTCTAGAGCGCATGCTACAAGTCAAGTAGCATGCGCTACTCTTTCATTGAAACAGGTGAAAAGTGGTCATGATTCCACAGTATTTGGTTGATTTCGACCTGCGGGAGCTTCCCACCGTAGAAACGGATTGCATTGTCATCGGCTCCGGCATCGCCGGACTGTTCACAGCCATCAAGGCAAGCGAGGATCGGCGGGTCGTAATGATTACGAAGAAATCGCTGATGGAGAGCAATACGCGTTATGCCCAGGGAGGCATCGCCGCCGTAATCGCGGAAGACGATTCTCCGCTGTACCATCGGCAGGACACTCTGATGGCCGGGGCCGGACTGTGTTCCTCGGCTGCTGTAGATGCACTCGTCAATGAAGGACCGTATGGGGTTCGTGAACTGATCCGGCTTGGAACGCTGTTTGATAAGGAGAACGGTGTATTGGCGCTGACGCAGGAAGGAGCGCATAGCCACCGGCGGATTTTGCATGCCAACGGAGACGCTACCGGCTATGAAATTGTGCGCGCGCTGGTGCAGCAGGTATTGGAACATCACAATATTGAGGTGTGGGATGATCACTATGTGATCGACCTGGTTACGGAAGATGGTGAGTGCGTCGGAGCGCTTGTACAAAAACCGAATGGAGAGCGCCTCTTTCTGAAAGGGGCCGCGACGGTTCTCTGTTCAGGCGGAGCGGGGCAACTGTACCGCTATACAACGAATCCCGAAATCGCTACAGGCGATGGAGTGGCGATTGCTTACCGGGCGGGAGCGCATATCCGCGATATGGAATTTATTCAGTTCCATCCGACGGCGCTCAGTTATCCCGGCGCTCCACGGTTTCTGATTTCAGAGGCGGTCCGGGGTGAAGGAGCTGTGCTGCGGAATATCCGGGGCGAACGTTTTATGGAGCGGTATCATGAGCTGCTGGAGCTTGCGCCGCGCGATATCGTCGCCCGGGCGATTGTCAGCGAGATGGAAGAGACGAAATCAACTTTTGTATACCTGGACATTACTCATGAATCTGCGGAAATGGTGAAGCGCCGGTTCCCGACGATATATGAGACCTGCATCGGCTACGGTCTGGACATTACAAGCGACTGGATTCCAGTGGCTCCGGCTGCCCATTATATGATGGGGGGCATCAAGACCGACCTGAACGGGGAGAGCAGTGTTCCAAGGCTTTTTGCCTGCGGCGAAGTATCATCCACAGGCGTACACGGCGCGAACCGGCTGGCCAGCAACTCGCTCTCGGAAGCGGTCGTCTTCGGGCAGCGTATTGTTGAGCGGATCCGCAGCCTGCCGAAGCTGGATAAGAGAGATCTATCGGCGGGCTGTGATTTGGGCCGCCATGAACATTCGACGCAGGCCATTGTGGAACGCCGTCTGAAGCTGCAGAAGATCATGGTCCGCTATGTCGGACTGCGGCGGAATGAGGAAAT is a genomic window of Paenibacillus durus ATCC 35681 containing:
- the nadA gene encoding quinolinate synthase NadA, with protein sequence MEALALERKQEQNRQLRERLEQLKKERNAIILAHYYQRDEIQEVADFRGDSFLLAQKAAATEAEVIVFCGVHFMGESAKILAPDKTVLIPDERAGCPMADMVNVEGLRKLKAKHPNAKVVTYINSSAEIKAETDICCTSANAVRVIESLDAEEIIWVPDKNLGHYVQEKTGKKLIIWEGYCNTHDMLTVKDVVEMKAKYPNAQFVVHPECRPEVVAMGDFVGSTTAIIDYCKKSDCQEFIVGTEDGTGYQLRKDSPDKDFHFASKFLVCPNMKVNNLKKLVKCLETMKPQIYVPPTVADKARQSLERMLQVK
- the nadB gene encoding L-aspartate oxidase, yielding MIPQYLVDFDLRELPTVETDCIVIGSGIAGLFTAIKASEDRRVVMITKKSLMESNTRYAQGGIAAVIAEDDSPLYHRQDTLMAGAGLCSSAAVDALVNEGPYGVRELIRLGTLFDKENGVLALTQEGAHSHRRILHANGDATGYEIVRALVQQVLEHHNIEVWDDHYVIDLVTEDGECVGALVQKPNGERLFLKGAATVLCSGGAGQLYRYTTNPEIATGDGVAIAYRAGAHIRDMEFIQFHPTALSYPGAPRFLISEAVRGEGAVLRNIRGERFMERYHELLELAPRDIVARAIVSEMEETKSTFVYLDITHESAEMVKRRFPTIYETCIGYGLDITSDWIPVAPAAHYMMGGIKTDLNGESSVPRLFACGEVSSTGVHGANRLASNSLSEAVVFGQRIVERIRSLPKLDKRDLSAGCDLGRHEHSTQAIVERRLKLQKIMVRYVGLRRNEEMLSKGLEELKRQLPIFGGALTKREEFEFANMLTCCLLITESAITREESRGAHYREDFPQRDDEHWRKHLLQIRELGIVEETSDDV